Genomic DNA from Verrucomicrobiia bacterium:
AGCGCCACCGAAAAGGTACTTGCCTCGCCAATTCCTGACAAAGAGAAGCGCCAGCAGATGAAAGAACTTGTGAACGAGGTACAGTCATGAGCCAGAAAACCGTCCGTACTATCTCCGAAAGTTTTTTGGCCTACCTCACCGAGGAAGGACTAACCGACCTTCTTCCTGAGATTGCCGAGAGCCTAACTAGGGAAGCTGACCGCCGCCAAGTGATCACCATCATGAGCGCCGCCCCCCTCCCAGAAGGCGAGAAGTCCGACCTTAAGAAAACCCTTACTGCAAAGTGGGGTGAGCACGCCGTGGAATTTACCGTAGACGAGTCTCTTCTCTCCGGCATGATTATTGCCTACCGTGATCAGGTCATCGACATGTCTGGTCGCTCCGCCCTTAACGACTTGAGTCAGAAGCTCTCCTAAACCTTATGCCTGATACATCACTTATTACAGACCTCAAGGAGAAGCTTGGTTCTTGGAAACCTGCGCACCAGGAAGCCACAGTGGGAACCGTCGAGCGCATTGCTGATGGCATCGCCACCATTAGCGGCCTCCCCCACACCCAAGCAAGCGAGCTCCTCCATATCCAGACCCCAACTGGTCCCGTTGCGGCCATGGCCTTGAACCTGGAAGAAAAGCGGATCGGCGCCATCATCCTTGGTGACTACTTAAAGGTAGAAGCCGGTATGCGCGTACTTGGTACCGGTGAAGTTGCCACCGTCCCTGCCGGCAAAGAGCTGGTTGGACGCGTAGTGAACGCACTCGGTGAACCAATCGACGGCGCTGGGCCCCTCAAGACTAAGGAGCGCCGCCCCGTAGAACGCATTGCCCCCGGCGTTATTACACGCAAGAGCGTGCACGAACCACTCCAGACCGGAATCATGTCCATCGATGCCATGATCCCAATTGGCCGTGGACAGCGCGAGCTGATCATTGGTGACCGTGGTACCGGAAAGACGGCTATCGCCATCGACACCATCATCAACCAGAAAGACAGTGGCATCATTTGTATCTACGTGGCCATTGGCCAGAAGGAATCAAAGATTGCCCGCCTTCGCGCGGAGCTGGAGAGCAAAGACGCCATGGGTCATACCATTATCGTCTCTGCCGGTGCCTCCGACCCTGCCTCCATGCAGTTCCTTGCCCCATATGCCGGCTGTGCCATGGGTGAGTGGTTTATGGAAAACGGCCAGCACGCTTTGGTTATTTACGATGATCTCTCCAAGCACGCCGTTGCCTACCGCGAAATCTCCCTCTTGCTCCGCCGTCCTGCCGGACGCGAAGCCTACCCAGGTGACGTATTCTACCTTCACTCTCGCCTCCTAGAGCGTGCCGCCAAACTGAACGATGATTTAGGTGCCGGCTCCCTTACCGCCCTGCCAATCATTGAGACCCAGGCTGGTGACGTTGCGGCGTACATTCCGACCAACGTTATTTCCATTACTGACGGTCAGATTTACCTGGAAAACGACTTGTTCTACCAGGGTATCCGCCCAGCCGTTAACGTTGGTATCTCCGTATCCCGCGTAGGTGGTTCTGCCCAGGTAAAGACCATGCGCAAAGTATCTGGACGCCTCCGCCTGGAGCTTGCCCAGTACCGTGAGCTGGCTGCCTTTGCCCAGTTTGGCTCAGACCTAGACGCTGCCACCAAGGCCCAGGTTGAACGTGGAAAGCGCCTTACCGAGCTCCTAAAGCAGCCTCAGTTCAACCCGCTCCCTGTTGGTGAACAGGTTGCCCTCATTTACGCCGGGACAAACGACTTGCTCGATGAACTTCAGCCAGAAGAAGTAGGTCCTTTCGTGGCCTTTACCCGTGACGAGCTTCCTACCCGTTACGCCAAGCTGCTTCAGGAACTCTCAACTGCCAAGTCTCTCGAAGAGAAGACCGAGGCCACACTCAAAGAGACCATGCAAAAAGTAGTAACCGCTTTCAAGAAGAAATAGCATGGCATCCACTAGGGAACTACGTCACCACATCCGGTCTGTCCGCTCCACCCGCCAAATTACCAAGGCGATGGAAATGGTTGCGGCGTCCAAGCTACGCCGGGCAACCGATTCGGCCACTGCAAGCCGGCCATATGCCCTTCGTATTGCGGAGGCACTGCGTGACGCCCTTATTACCCCAGATAACCAGTCTATCCACCCCCTTCTCGTACCTAGGCCGGTGAAAAAGACGGTGTTAGTGGTCATCTCTTCAGACCGCGGCCTAGCCGGCGCCTACAACACCGGCATCATTAAAGCTGCCTTGGAATTCATCACTACGGAAAAAGCAGCTGGCCGGACAGTGGACTGCATTACCTTTGGCCGCAAAGCAGAGCAGGCACTTGCCCGCCTTGGCATCCCCATTGTCCAAAGTTACGAGCACAGTGGCAGCCACCCCGTAGCCCAAGACGTACTTCCCCTTGCCGGCTCCCTTGCTGACTACTATACAGATGGCACCTACGACCAAGTGATGGTGCTCAACACCCACTTTGTCTCTGCTTTTAAGCAGGAACCACGGGTCACCCACTTTTTGCCGCTTACCCATGAAGAGTTTGAGATCACCACGGCTGGCGATGCCCACTTTGTGGCACGGGAGAAAGGCGCGGAACAACGCCACGAGCACATGTTCCTCTACGAACCTGGACCCGAAGCGCTGCTCAGTGCA
This window encodes:
- the atpG gene encoding ATP synthase F1 subunit gamma, which produces MASTRELRHHIRSVRSTRQITKAMEMVAASKLRRATDSATASRPYALRIAEALRDALITPDNQSIHPLLVPRPVKKTVLVVISSDRGLAGAYNTGIIKAALEFITTEKAAGRTVDCITFGRKAEQALARLGIPIVQSYEHSGSHPVAQDVLPLAGSLADYYTDGTYDQVMVLNTHFVSAFKQEPRVTHFLPLTHEEFEITTAGDAHFVAREKGAEQRHEHMFLYEPGPEALLSALIPRYLETLLFQHLQEALASEHAARRMAMHSATDNASDIIESLQLTYNSVRQSSITQELAEITSGAVSLQTD
- a CDS encoding F0F1 ATP synthase subunit delta, which codes for MSQKTVRTISESFLAYLTEEGLTDLLPEIAESLTREADRRQVITIMSAAPLPEGEKSDLKKTLTAKWGEHAVEFTVDESLLSGMIIAYRDQVIDMSGRSALNDLSQKLS
- the atpA gene encoding F0F1 ATP synthase subunit alpha, producing MPDTSLITDLKEKLGSWKPAHQEATVGTVERIADGIATISGLPHTQASELLHIQTPTGPVAAMALNLEEKRIGAIILGDYLKVEAGMRVLGTGEVATVPAGKELVGRVVNALGEPIDGAGPLKTKERRPVERIAPGVITRKSVHEPLQTGIMSIDAMIPIGRGQRELIIGDRGTGKTAIAIDTIINQKDSGIICIYVAIGQKESKIARLRAELESKDAMGHTIIVSAGASDPASMQFLAPYAGCAMGEWFMENGQHALVIYDDLSKHAVAYREISLLLRRPAGREAYPGDVFYLHSRLLERAAKLNDDLGAGSLTALPIIETQAGDVAAYIPTNVISITDGQIYLENDLFYQGIRPAVNVGISVSRVGGSAQVKTMRKVSGRLRLELAQYRELAAFAQFGSDLDAATKAQVERGKRLTELLKQPQFNPLPVGEQVALIYAGTNDLLDELQPEEVGPFVAFTRDELPTRYAKLLQELSTAKSLEEKTEATLKETMQKVVTAFKKK